Proteins from a single region of Oreochromis niloticus isolate F11D_XX linkage group LG7, O_niloticus_UMD_NMBU, whole genome shotgun sequence:
- the add1 gene encoding alpha-adducin isoform X20, with product MSTSAVSSLDRVWSFLTRGRRGQPRMNGESGAGVVTAPPPTTAPHKERYFDRVDESSPEYQRERNMAPDLRQDFNMMEQRKRVSMILQSPAFCEELETMIQDQLKKGKTPTSLLALQQIADFMTTSMPSMYPAAPQGGMAALNMSLGMVTPVNDLRGSDSISYDKGEKLLRCKLAAFYRLADLFGWSELIYNHLTVRVNSDQERFLIVPFGLLYSEVTASSLVKINLQGEIVDRGSTNLGVNQAGFTLHSAIYAARPDVKCVVHIHTPAGAAVSAMKCGLLPISPEALSLGEVAYHDYYGILVDEEESTIIQRNLGPKSKVLILRNHGLVSVGETVEEAFYYIHNLVTACEIQVRTLASAGGPDNLVMLDPGKYKSRPQVPEPAGDGSSTHPKWQVGEQEFEALMRMLDNLGYRTGYPYRCPALRDKGKKYSDVEMASSAHGGYSYGEDSDSGARSPLKHSFQRGQRDKTRWLNASGRPDEPSEDGADGSSPKSKPKWTKEDGLRQAAAVNQFIPLNTNPKEVLEMRNKIREQNLQDIKTAGPQSQVLCASTVVERTFNQDAPLSDCTDTIDGLDVSEGSYSPAKSIRKGELVTASKAIIEKEYQPKVIVSKQGPNPFTKLTDQELEEYRREVELKQKGGEVQGRSMSRGASASAVPSPAPQTAQMGQASSPPPSAADSSSLEKAQPTAATPASEHGSSSVGGAEQSQSGADSAGTVADDVFSNADDVFSAPDSPHKDFHCAVLRALSKEPSVVDAAKADPGQLVESENEPKDPKPTSTPPSTPIRAEEGDGNSKEYLLP from the exons ATGTCAACCTCAGCTGTCTCCTCTTTGGACAGAGTCTGGAGTTTCCTTACACGTGGAAGAC GAGGCCAGCCCAGGATGAACGGCGAGTCAGGTGCCGGGGTGGTGACAGCCCCCCCTCCCACCACAGCCCCCCACAAGGAGCGATATTTTGACCGGGTAGATGAGAGCAGTCCAGAGTACCAGAGGGAGAGGAACATGGCACCGGACCTGCGACAGGACTTCAACATGATggagcagaggaagagggtCTCCATGATCCTACAGAGCCCC GCCTTTTGCGAGGAGCTAGAGACGATGATCCAGGATCAGCTGAAGAAGGGAAAGACGCCCACAAGCCTATTGGCTCTGCAGCAGATTGCAGATTTCATGACCACCAGCATGCCTTCCATGTACCCTGCAGCACCACAAGGAGGCATGGCGGCACTCAATATGA GTTTGGGAATGGTGACTCCAGTCAATGATCTGCGTGGCTCTGACTCCATCTCCTACGACAAGGGCGAGAAGCTGCTGCGCTGCAAGTTGGCTGCCTTTTATCGGCTGGCTGACTTGTTTGGGTGGTCTGAGCTCATCTACAACCACCTCACA GTCAGAGTGAATTCAGACCAGGAGCGCTTCCTTATTGTTCCCTTTGGGCTCCTTTACAGTGAAGTCACTGCCTCCAGTTTG GTGAAGATTAATCTCCAAGGTGAAATAGTAGACCGTGGCAGCACCAACCTTGGAGTCAACCAGGCCGGTTTCACTCTCCACTCTGCCATCTATGCTGCACGTCCTGATGTCAAGTGTGTCGtacatatacatacacctgcaggCGCAGCG gTGTCGGCCATGAAATGCGGACTGTTACCCATCTCTCCTGAGGCCCTATCCCTGGGTGAGGTGGCCTACCATGACTACTACGGCATCCTCGTGGATGAGGAAGAAAGTACTATTATACAGAGAAACCTTGGCCCTAAAAGCAAG GTGTTGATCCTTAGGAACCATGGCTTGGTGTCAGTAGGTGAAACAGTGGAGGAGGCTTTCTATTACATCCACAATCTGGTCACTGCCTGTGAGATTCAG GTACGAACACTGGCCAGCGCTGGAGGGCCAGATAATCTGGTGATGCTGGACCCTGGGAAATACAAGTCACGCCCACAGGTCCCTGAGCCAGCTGGTGACGGGTCCTCAACACATCCCAAGTGGCAAGTCGGGGAGCAGGAGTTTGAAGCCCTCATGAGAATGCTCGACAACTTG GGCTACAGAACGGGCTATCCTTACCGCTGCCCAGCCTTGCGAGACAAAGGTAAAAAGTACAGTGATGTGGAGATGGCCTCCTCCGCCCACGGTGGTTACTCATATGGGGAGGACAGTGACTCAGGTGCTCGCTCCCCATTGAAACACAGCTTCCAGCGCGGCCAGCGCGACAAGACCCGCTGGCTAAATGCCAGCGGCCGCCCCGATGAGCCCTCTGAGGACGGGGCCGACGGCAGCAGCCCCAAGTCGAAGCCTAAG TGGACAAAGGaagatgggctccgccaggctGCTGCAGTCAATCAGTTCATCCCACTGAACACCAACCCAAAGGAAGTCCTGGAAATGAGGAATAAG ATCCGGGAGCAGAACCTGCAGGACATAAAGACAGCAGGGCCCCAGTCTCAGGTTCTGTGTGCCAGCACTGTGGTCGAACGCACCTTTAACCAG GACGCACCTCTGTCTGACTGTACAGACACTATTGATGGCCTCGATGTGTCCGAGGGCTCCTATAGTCCTGCTAAATCAATTAGAAAG GGTGAACTGGTGACTGCATCCAAGGCAATCATCGAAAAGGAGTATCAGCCCAAGGTTATCGTCAGCAAGCAGGGTCCCAACCCCTTCACCAAACTCACCGACCAGGAGCTGGAGGAGTACCGCAGGGAGGTGGAGCTTAAACAGAAAGGAGGTGAAG TGCAGGGTCGATCCATGAGTAGGGGGGCATCAGCCTCTGCTGTACCCAGCCCGGCGCCTCAAACAGCACAGATGGGTCAAGCCTCATCACCTCCACCGTCTGCAGCTGACTCCTCCAGCTTAGAGAAGGCCCAGCCTACAGCTGCCACACCAGCCTCTGAGCACGGCTCCTCTTCTGTTGGTGGAGCTGAGCAATCTCAGAGTGGAGCAGACTCTGCAGGGACGGTGGCAGACGATGTTTTTTCGAATGCCGACGATGTTTTTTCAGCCCCAGATTCTCCACATAAGGACTTCCACTGTGCTGTGCTGCGAGCCCTCAGCAAGGAGCCCTCGGTGGTAGATGCAGCTAAGGCAG ATCCAGGGCAGCTTGTAGAGTCTGAGAACGAGCCCAAAGACCCCAAACCCACATCCACACCACCCAGCACCCCAATCAGAGCAGAGGAAG GAGATGGAAATTCAAAAGAGTACCTGTTACCATAG
- the add1 gene encoding alpha-adducin isoform X8, with protein MSTSAVSSLDRVWSFLTRGRRGQPRMNGESGAGVVTAPPPTTAPHKERYFDRVDESSPEYQRERNMAPDLRQDFNMMEQRKRVSMILQSPAFCEELETMIQDQLKKGKTPTSLLALQQIADFMTTSMPSMYPAAPQGGMAALNMSLGMVTPVNDLRGSDSISYDKGEKLLRCKLAAFYRLADLFGWSELIYNHLTVRVNSDQERFLIVPFGLLYSEVTASSLVKINLQGEIVDRGSTNLGVNQAGFTLHSAIYAARPDVKCVVHIHTPAGAAVSAMKCGLLPISPEALSLGEVAYHDYYGILVDEEESTIIQRNLGPKSKVLILRNHGLVSVGETVEEAFYYIHNLVTACEIQVRTLASAGGPDNLVMLDPGKYKSRPQVPEPAGDGSSTHPKWQVGEQEFEALMRMLDNLGYRTGYPYRCPALRDKGKKYSDVEMASSAHGGYSYGEDSDSGARSPLKHSFQRGQRDKTRWLNASGRPDEPSEDGADGSSPKSKPKVWTNITHDHVKPLLQSLSSGVCVPSCITNCLWTKEDGLRQAAAVNQFIPLNTNPKEVLEMRNKIREQNLQDIKTAGPQSQVLCASTVVERTFNQDAPLSDCTDTIDGLDVSEGSYSPAKSIRKGELVTASKAIIEKEYQPKVIVSKQGPNPFTKLTDQELEEYRREVELKQKGGEVQGRSMSRGASASAVPSPAPQTAQMGQASSPPPSAADSSSLEKAQPTAATPASEHGSSSVGGAEQSQSGADSAGTVADDVFSNADDVFSAPDSPHKDFHCAVLRALSKEPSVVDAAKADPGQLVESENEPKDPKPTSTPPSTPIRAEEGDGNSKEYLLP; from the exons ATGTCAACCTCAGCTGTCTCCTCTTTGGACAGAGTCTGGAGTTTCCTTACACGTGGAAGAC GAGGCCAGCCCAGGATGAACGGCGAGTCAGGTGCCGGGGTGGTGACAGCCCCCCCTCCCACCACAGCCCCCCACAAGGAGCGATATTTTGACCGGGTAGATGAGAGCAGTCCAGAGTACCAGAGGGAGAGGAACATGGCACCGGACCTGCGACAGGACTTCAACATGATggagcagaggaagagggtCTCCATGATCCTACAGAGCCCC GCCTTTTGCGAGGAGCTAGAGACGATGATCCAGGATCAGCTGAAGAAGGGAAAGACGCCCACAAGCCTATTGGCTCTGCAGCAGATTGCAGATTTCATGACCACCAGCATGCCTTCCATGTACCCTGCAGCACCACAAGGAGGCATGGCGGCACTCAATATGA GTTTGGGAATGGTGACTCCAGTCAATGATCTGCGTGGCTCTGACTCCATCTCCTACGACAAGGGCGAGAAGCTGCTGCGCTGCAAGTTGGCTGCCTTTTATCGGCTGGCTGACTTGTTTGGGTGGTCTGAGCTCATCTACAACCACCTCACA GTCAGAGTGAATTCAGACCAGGAGCGCTTCCTTATTGTTCCCTTTGGGCTCCTTTACAGTGAAGTCACTGCCTCCAGTTTG GTGAAGATTAATCTCCAAGGTGAAATAGTAGACCGTGGCAGCACCAACCTTGGAGTCAACCAGGCCGGTTTCACTCTCCACTCTGCCATCTATGCTGCACGTCCTGATGTCAAGTGTGTCGtacatatacatacacctgcaggCGCAGCG gTGTCGGCCATGAAATGCGGACTGTTACCCATCTCTCCTGAGGCCCTATCCCTGGGTGAGGTGGCCTACCATGACTACTACGGCATCCTCGTGGATGAGGAAGAAAGTACTATTATACAGAGAAACCTTGGCCCTAAAAGCAAG GTGTTGATCCTTAGGAACCATGGCTTGGTGTCAGTAGGTGAAACAGTGGAGGAGGCTTTCTATTACATCCACAATCTGGTCACTGCCTGTGAGATTCAG GTACGAACACTGGCCAGCGCTGGAGGGCCAGATAATCTGGTGATGCTGGACCCTGGGAAATACAAGTCACGCCCACAGGTCCCTGAGCCAGCTGGTGACGGGTCCTCAACACATCCCAAGTGGCAAGTCGGGGAGCAGGAGTTTGAAGCCCTCATGAGAATGCTCGACAACTTG GGCTACAGAACGGGCTATCCTTACCGCTGCCCAGCCTTGCGAGACAAAGGTAAAAAGTACAGTGATGTGGAGATGGCCTCCTCCGCCCACGGTGGTTACTCATATGGGGAGGACAGTGACTCAGGTGCTCGCTCCCCATTGAAACACAGCTTCCAGCGCGGCCAGCGCGACAAGACCCGCTGGCTAAATGCCAGCGGCCGCCCCGATGAGCCCTCTGAGGACGGGGCCGACGGCAGCAGCCCCAAGTCGAAGCCTAAGGTGTGGACGAACATAACACATGATCACGTCAAACCCTTGCTGCAGTCTCTCTCGTCCGGTGTCTGCGTGCCAAGCTGTATAACCAACTGCTTG TGGACAAAGGaagatgggctccgccaggctGCTGCAGTCAATCAGTTCATCCCACTGAACACCAACCCAAAGGAAGTCCTGGAAATGAGGAATAAG ATCCGGGAGCAGAACCTGCAGGACATAAAGACAGCAGGGCCCCAGTCTCAGGTTCTGTGTGCCAGCACTGTGGTCGAACGCACCTTTAACCAG GACGCACCTCTGTCTGACTGTACAGACACTATTGATGGCCTCGATGTGTCCGAGGGCTCCTATAGTCCTGCTAAATCAATTAGAAAG GGTGAACTGGTGACTGCATCCAAGGCAATCATCGAAAAGGAGTATCAGCCCAAGGTTATCGTCAGCAAGCAGGGTCCCAACCCCTTCACCAAACTCACCGACCAGGAGCTGGAGGAGTACCGCAGGGAGGTGGAGCTTAAACAGAAAGGAGGTGAAG TGCAGGGTCGATCCATGAGTAGGGGGGCATCAGCCTCTGCTGTACCCAGCCCGGCGCCTCAAACAGCACAGATGGGTCAAGCCTCATCACCTCCACCGTCTGCAGCTGACTCCTCCAGCTTAGAGAAGGCCCAGCCTACAGCTGCCACACCAGCCTCTGAGCACGGCTCCTCTTCTGTTGGTGGAGCTGAGCAATCTCAGAGTGGAGCAGACTCTGCAGGGACGGTGGCAGACGATGTTTTTTCGAATGCCGACGATGTTTTTTCAGCCCCAGATTCTCCACATAAGGACTTCCACTGTGCTGTGCTGCGAGCCCTCAGCAAGGAGCCCTCGGTGGTAGATGCAGCTAAGGCAG ATCCAGGGCAGCTTGTAGAGTCTGAGAACGAGCCCAAAGACCCCAAACCCACATCCACACCACCCAGCACCCCAATCAGAGCAGAGGAAG GAGATGGAAATTCAAAAGAGTACCTGTTACCATA
- the add1 gene encoding alpha-adducin isoform X10, with protein MSTSAVSSLDRVWSFLTRGRRGQPRMNGESGAGVVTAPPPTTAPHKERYFDRVDESSPEYQRERNMAPDLRQDFNMMEQRKRVSMILQSPAFCEELETMIQDQLKKGKTPTSLLALQQIADFMTTSMPSMYPAAPQGGMAALNMSLGMVTPVNDLRGSDSISYDKGEKLLRCKLAAFYRLADLFGWSELIYNHLTVRVNSDQERFLIVPFGLLYSEVTASSLVKINLQGEIVDRGSTNLGVNQAGFTLHSAIYAARPDVKCVVHIHTPAGAAVSAMKCGLLPISPEALSLGEVAYHDYYGILVDEEESTIIQRNLGPKSKVLILRNHGLVSVGETVEEAFYYIHNLVTACEIQVRTLASAGGPDNLVMLDPGKYKSRPQVPEPAGDGSSTHPKWQVGEQEFEALMRMLDNLGYRTGYPYRCPALRDKGKKYSDVEMASSAHGGYSYGEDSDSGARSPLKHSFQRGQRDKTRWLNASGRPDEPSEDGADGSSPKSKPKVWTNITHDHVKPLLQSLSSGVCVPSCITNCLWTKEDGLRQAAAVNQFIPLNTNPKEVLEMRNKIREQNLQDIKTAGPQSQVLCASTVVERTFNQDAPLSDCTDTIDGLDVSEGSYSPAKSIRKGELVTASKAIIEKEYQPKVIVSKQGPNPFTKLTDQELEEYRREVELKQKGGEVQGRSMSRGASASAVPSPAPQTAQMGQASSPPPSAADSSSLEKAQPTAATPASEHGSSSVGGAEQSQSGADSAGTVADDVFSNADDVFSAPDSPHKDFHCAVLRALSKEPSVVDAAKADPGQLVESENEPKDPKPTSTPPSTPIRAEEGDGNSKEYLLP; from the exons ATGTCAACCTCAGCTGTCTCCTCTTTGGACAGAGTCTGGAGTTTCCTTACACGTGGAAGAC GAGGCCAGCCCAGGATGAACGGCGAGTCAGGTGCCGGGGTGGTGACAGCCCCCCCTCCCACCACAGCCCCCCACAAGGAGCGATATTTTGACCGGGTAGATGAGAGCAGTCCAGAGTACCAGAGGGAGAGGAACATGGCACCGGACCTGCGACAGGACTTCAACATGATggagcagaggaagagggtCTCCATGATCCTACAGAGCCCC GCCTTTTGCGAGGAGCTAGAGACGATGATCCAGGATCAGCTGAAGAAGGGAAAGACGCCCACAAGCCTATTGGCTCTGCAGCAGATTGCAGATTTCATGACCACCAGCATGCCTTCCATGTACCCTGCAGCACCACAAGGAGGCATGGCGGCACTCAATATGA GTTTGGGAATGGTGACTCCAGTCAATGATCTGCGTGGCTCTGACTCCATCTCCTACGACAAGGGCGAGAAGCTGCTGCGCTGCAAGTTGGCTGCCTTTTATCGGCTGGCTGACTTGTTTGGGTGGTCTGAGCTCATCTACAACCACCTCACA GTCAGAGTGAATTCAGACCAGGAGCGCTTCCTTATTGTTCCCTTTGGGCTCCTTTACAGTGAAGTCACTGCCTCCAGTTTG GTGAAGATTAATCTCCAAGGTGAAATAGTAGACCGTGGCAGCACCAACCTTGGAGTCAACCAGGCCGGTTTCACTCTCCACTCTGCCATCTATGCTGCACGTCCTGATGTCAAGTGTGTCGtacatatacatacacctgcaggCGCAGCG gTGTCGGCCATGAAATGCGGACTGTTACCCATCTCTCCTGAGGCCCTATCCCTGGGTGAGGTGGCCTACCATGACTACTACGGCATCCTCGTGGATGAGGAAGAAAGTACTATTATACAGAGAAACCTTGGCCCTAAAAGCAAG GTGTTGATCCTTAGGAACCATGGCTTGGTGTCAGTAGGTGAAACAGTGGAGGAGGCTTTCTATTACATCCACAATCTGGTCACTGCCTGTGAGATTCAG GTACGAACACTGGCCAGCGCTGGAGGGCCAGATAATCTGGTGATGCTGGACCCTGGGAAATACAAGTCACGCCCACAGGTCCCTGAGCCAGCTGGTGACGGGTCCTCAACACATCCCAAGTGGCAAGTCGGGGAGCAGGAGTTTGAAGCCCTCATGAGAATGCTCGACAACTTG GGCTACAGAACGGGCTATCCTTACCGCTGCCCAGCCTTGCGAGACAAAGGTAAAAAGTACAGTGATGTGGAGATGGCCTCCTCCGCCCACGGTGGTTACTCATATGGGGAGGACAGTGACTCAGGTGCTCGCTCCCCATTGAAACACAGCTTCCAGCGCGGCCAGCGCGACAAGACCCGCTGGCTAAATGCCAGCGGCCGCCCCGATGAGCCCTCTGAGGACGGGGCCGACGGCAGCAGCCCCAAGTCGAAGCCTAAGGTGTGGACGAACATAACACATGATCACGTCAAACCCTTGCTGCAGTCTCTCTCGTCCGGTGTCTGCGTGCCAAGCTGTATAACCAACTGCTTG TGGACAAAGGaagatgggctccgccaggctGCTGCAGTCAATCAGTTCATCCCACTGAACACCAACCCAAAGGAAGTCCTGGAAATGAGGAATAAG ATCCGGGAGCAGAACCTGCAGGACATAAAGACAGCAGGGCCCCAGTCTCAGGTTCTGTGTGCCAGCACTGTGGTCGAACGCACCTTTAACCAG GACGCACCTCTGTCTGACTGTACAGACACTATTGATGGCCTCGATGTGTCCGAGGGCTCCTATAGTCCTGCTAAATCAATTAGAAAG GGTGAACTGGTGACTGCATCCAAGGCAATCATCGAAAAGGAGTATCAGCCCAAGGTTATCGTCAGCAAGCAGGGTCCCAACCCCTTCACCAAACTCACCGACCAGGAGCTGGAGGAGTACCGCAGGGAGGTGGAGCTTAAACAGAAAGGAGGTGAAG TGCAGGGTCGATCCATGAGTAGGGGGGCATCAGCCTCTGCTGTACCCAGCCCGGCGCCTCAAACAGCACAGATGGGTCAAGCCTCATCACCTCCACCGTCTGCAGCTGACTCCTCCAGCTTAGAGAAGGCCCAGCCTACAGCTGCCACACCAGCCTCTGAGCACGGCTCCTCTTCTGTTGGTGGAGCTGAGCAATCTCAGAGTGGAGCAGACTCTGCAGGGACGGTGGCAGACGATGTTTTTTCGAATGCCGACGATGTTTTTTCAGCCCCAGATTCTCCACATAAGGACTTCCACTGTGCTGTGCTGCGAGCCCTCAGCAAGGAGCCCTCGGTGGTAGATGCAGCTAAGGCAG ATCCAGGGCAGCTTGTAGAGTCTGAGAACGAGCCCAAAGACCCCAAACCCACATCCACACCACCCAGCACCCCAATCAGAGCAGAGGAAG GAGATGGAAATTCAAAAGAGTACCTGTTACCATAG
- the add1 gene encoding alpha-adducin isoform X1, whose protein sequence is MSTSAVSSLDRVWSFLTRGRRGQPRMNGESGAGVVTAPPPTTAPHKERYFDRVDESSPEYQRERNMAPDLRQDFNMMEQRKRVSMILQSPAFCEELETMIQDQLKKGKTPTSLLALQQIADFMTTSMPSMYPAAPQGGMAALNMSLGMVTPVNDLRGSDSISYDKGEKLLRCKLAAFYRLADLFGWSELIYNHLTVRVNSDQERFLIVPFGLLYSEVTASSLVKINLQGEIVDRGSTNLGVNQAGFTLHSAIYAARPDVKCVVHIHTPAGAAVSAMKCGLLPISPEALSLGEVAYHDYYGILVDEEESTIIQRNLGPKSKVLILRNHGLVSVGETVEEAFYYIHNLVTACEIQVRTLASAGGPDNLVMLDPGKYKSRPQVPEPAGDGSSTHPKWQVGEQEFEALMRMLDNLGYRTGYPYRCPALRDKGKKYSDVEMASSAHGGYSYGEDSDSGARSPLKHSFQRGQRDKTRWLNASGRPDEPSEDGADGSSPKSKPKVWTNITHDHVKPLLQSLSSGVCVPSCITNCLWTKEDGLRQAAAVNQFIPLNTNPKEVLEMRNKIREQNLQDIKTAGPQSQVLCASTVVERTFNQDAPLSDCTDTIDGLDVSEGSYSPAKSIRKGELVTASKAIIEKEYQPKVIVSKQGPNPFTKLTDQELEEYRREVELKQKGGEVQGRSMSRGASASAVPSPAPQTAQMGQASSPPPSAADSSSLEKAQPTAATPASEHGSSSVGGAEQSQSGADSAGTVADDVFSNADDVFSAPDSPHKDFHCAVLRALSKEPSVVDAAKADPGQLVESENEPKDPKPTSTPPSTPIRAEEESLPEQTFKDESDAATLRQTLPDLTPDDPSDAPALPAEDSTPATADTAEGEEAADAGDQEGDESPSKSPSKKKKKFRTPSFLKKNKKKSES, encoded by the exons ATGTCAACCTCAGCTGTCTCCTCTTTGGACAGAGTCTGGAGTTTCCTTACACGTGGAAGAC GAGGCCAGCCCAGGATGAACGGCGAGTCAGGTGCCGGGGTGGTGACAGCCCCCCCTCCCACCACAGCCCCCCACAAGGAGCGATATTTTGACCGGGTAGATGAGAGCAGTCCAGAGTACCAGAGGGAGAGGAACATGGCACCGGACCTGCGACAGGACTTCAACATGATggagcagaggaagagggtCTCCATGATCCTACAGAGCCCC GCCTTTTGCGAGGAGCTAGAGACGATGATCCAGGATCAGCTGAAGAAGGGAAAGACGCCCACAAGCCTATTGGCTCTGCAGCAGATTGCAGATTTCATGACCACCAGCATGCCTTCCATGTACCCTGCAGCACCACAAGGAGGCATGGCGGCACTCAATATGA GTTTGGGAATGGTGACTCCAGTCAATGATCTGCGTGGCTCTGACTCCATCTCCTACGACAAGGGCGAGAAGCTGCTGCGCTGCAAGTTGGCTGCCTTTTATCGGCTGGCTGACTTGTTTGGGTGGTCTGAGCTCATCTACAACCACCTCACA GTCAGAGTGAATTCAGACCAGGAGCGCTTCCTTATTGTTCCCTTTGGGCTCCTTTACAGTGAAGTCACTGCCTCCAGTTTG GTGAAGATTAATCTCCAAGGTGAAATAGTAGACCGTGGCAGCACCAACCTTGGAGTCAACCAGGCCGGTTTCACTCTCCACTCTGCCATCTATGCTGCACGTCCTGATGTCAAGTGTGTCGtacatatacatacacctgcaggCGCAGCG gTGTCGGCCATGAAATGCGGACTGTTACCCATCTCTCCTGAGGCCCTATCCCTGGGTGAGGTGGCCTACCATGACTACTACGGCATCCTCGTGGATGAGGAAGAAAGTACTATTATACAGAGAAACCTTGGCCCTAAAAGCAAG GTGTTGATCCTTAGGAACCATGGCTTGGTGTCAGTAGGTGAAACAGTGGAGGAGGCTTTCTATTACATCCACAATCTGGTCACTGCCTGTGAGATTCAG GTACGAACACTGGCCAGCGCTGGAGGGCCAGATAATCTGGTGATGCTGGACCCTGGGAAATACAAGTCACGCCCACAGGTCCCTGAGCCAGCTGGTGACGGGTCCTCAACACATCCCAAGTGGCAAGTCGGGGAGCAGGAGTTTGAAGCCCTCATGAGAATGCTCGACAACTTG GGCTACAGAACGGGCTATCCTTACCGCTGCCCAGCCTTGCGAGACAAAGGTAAAAAGTACAGTGATGTGGAGATGGCCTCCTCCGCCCACGGTGGTTACTCATATGGGGAGGACAGTGACTCAGGTGCTCGCTCCCCATTGAAACACAGCTTCCAGCGCGGCCAGCGCGACAAGACCCGCTGGCTAAATGCCAGCGGCCGCCCCGATGAGCCCTCTGAGGACGGGGCCGACGGCAGCAGCCCCAAGTCGAAGCCTAAGGTGTGGACGAACATAACACATGATCACGTCAAACCCTTGCTGCAGTCTCTCTCGTCCGGTGTCTGCGTGCCAAGCTGTATAACCAACTGCTTG TGGACAAAGGaagatgggctccgccaggctGCTGCAGTCAATCAGTTCATCCCACTGAACACCAACCCAAAGGAAGTCCTGGAAATGAGGAATAAG ATCCGGGAGCAGAACCTGCAGGACATAAAGACAGCAGGGCCCCAGTCTCAGGTTCTGTGTGCCAGCACTGTGGTCGAACGCACCTTTAACCAG GACGCACCTCTGTCTGACTGTACAGACACTATTGATGGCCTCGATGTGTCCGAGGGCTCCTATAGTCCTGCTAAATCAATTAGAAAG GGTGAACTGGTGACTGCATCCAAGGCAATCATCGAAAAGGAGTATCAGCCCAAGGTTATCGTCAGCAAGCAGGGTCCCAACCCCTTCACCAAACTCACCGACCAGGAGCTGGAGGAGTACCGCAGGGAGGTGGAGCTTAAACAGAAAGGAGGTGAAG TGCAGGGTCGATCCATGAGTAGGGGGGCATCAGCCTCTGCTGTACCCAGCCCGGCGCCTCAAACAGCACAGATGGGTCAAGCCTCATCACCTCCACCGTCTGCAGCTGACTCCTCCAGCTTAGAGAAGGCCCAGCCTACAGCTGCCACACCAGCCTCTGAGCACGGCTCCTCTTCTGTTGGTGGAGCTGAGCAATCTCAGAGTGGAGCAGACTCTGCAGGGACGGTGGCAGACGATGTTTTTTCGAATGCCGACGATGTTTTTTCAGCCCCAGATTCTCCACATAAGGACTTCCACTGTGCTGTGCTGCGAGCCCTCAGCAAGGAGCCCTCGGTGGTAGATGCAGCTAAGGCAG ATCCAGGGCAGCTTGTAGAGTCTGAGAACGAGCCCAAAGACCCCAAACCCACATCCACACCACCCAGCACCCCAATCAGAGCAGAGGAAG